One window of the Podospora pseudopauciseta strain CBS 411.78 chromosome 4, whole genome shotgun sequence genome contains the following:
- a CDS encoding hypothetical protein (EggNog:ENOG503NWH1; COG:K): MEMVSQLSRRKACDLCFVKKIKCDMIKPQCSNCKQYSTECKTTAVRRRIGRPKVARHDTNASAETDSPDEHEAAASKVDR; the protein is encoded by the exons ATGGAGATGGTCTCCCAACTGAGCCGCAGAAAGG CCTGCGACCTCTGCTTCGTCAAAAAGATCAAATGCGACATGATTAAACCTCAGTGCTCCAACTGCAAGCAATACAGCACCGAGTGCAAAACAACAGCAGTGCGTCGTCGGATTGGCCGGCCGAAAGTGGCGAGGCACGACACCAACGCCAGCGCAGAGACAGACTCACCCGATGAGCACGAAGCAGCTGCGTCAAAGGTGGACAGGTGA
- the aif1 gene encoding Apoptosis-inducing factor 1 (EggNog:ENOG503NVZ7; COG:C) — protein sequence MRVLSRLVRIRNTQITASGLPLHVRPFVPRFFATSITTRMAQEYKLKGVTSLDLKPGDKQEVEVEGLDAKVLLLNAGGVVQATGPRCTHYGAPLVKGVLGTDGKLTCPWHGACFNGKTGDVEDAPALDALPIFKATERDGAVYITGEAATIKAGHRKPKFKCKATGGDKVVIVGGGSGTLGAVEGLRETGYTGPITVISNEGYLPIDRPKLSKALLTDLNKLQWRDAEWYKEGDVDIVQDEVAGVDFATKTVSTKSGGKFAYSKLILATGATPRVLPLQGFKVLGNIFTLRNVRDAENINRAIGEKGKKIVIVGSSFIGMELAVATSKDNDVTVVGMEQVPLQRVLGEKVGGAIQKLVESKGVKFYMSAGVEKAEPSGSDPSVVGSVHLKDGTKLDADLVILGVGVVPATEYLKDNSVVRLEEDGSLKVDESFSVVGLKDVYAIGDIASFPYHGPAGDGKYVRIEHWNVAQQAGRIAAGHITNPARANLKSQPFAPIFWSALGAQMRYSGNTQASGFDDVVVQGSFDEGKWVAYYTKGETVVAMASMGKDPVMAQFAQLLPLGKLPSKSELERGLDLLSLGPPN from the exons ATGAGAGTGCTGTCGCGTCTTGTTCGCATTCGCAACACCCAAATAACAGCATCGGGACTGCCCCTCCACGTCCGACCGTTTGTTCCACGATTCTTTGCAACATCCATAACGACCAGAATGGCTCAGGAATACAAGCTCAAGGGCGTCACGTCCCTGGATCTCAAGCCTGGTGACAAGCAAGAAGTGGAGGTCGAGGGTCTCGATGCCAAGGTTCTCCTCTTGAACGCCGGAGGTGTTGTCCAAGCCACCGGTCCCAGGTGTACCCACTACGGAGCACCTCTTGTCAAGGGTGTGCTGGGAACAGATGGCAAGCTCACTTGCCCGTGGCACGGTG CCTGCTTCAACGGAAAGACCGGCGACGTCGAAGATGCCCCCGCCCTCGATGCCCTTCCCATTTTCAAGGCTACCGAGAGAGACGGCGCTGTTTACATCACCGGTGAGGCCGCTACCATCAAAGCCGGCCACCGCAAGCCCAAGTTCAAGTGCAAGGCCACGGGAGGCGACAAGGTCGTTATTGTTGGAGGTGGATCTGGAACTCTTGGGGCTGTAGAAGGCCTTCGCGAGACGGGGTACACCGGCCCCATCACAGTCATTAGCAACGAAGGTTACCTGCCCATTGACAGACCAAAGCTCAGCAAGGCTTTGTTGACCGACCTCAACAAGCTCCAGTGGAGAGACGCCGAGTGGTACAAGGAGGGCGATGTGGATATTGTTCAGGACGAGGTGGCTGGCGTGGACTTTGCCACCAAAACGGTGTCGACCAAATCTGGCGGCAAGTTTGCCTACAGCAAGCTTATTCTCGCGACGGGCGCCACGCCAAGAGTGCTTCCTCTCCAAGGCTTCAAGGTGCTGGGCAACATCTTCACCCTCAGAAACGTCCGCGATGCCGAGAACATTAACAGGGCTATTGGggagaagggcaagaagattGTTATCGTCGGGTCCTCCTTCATCGGCATGGAGTTGGCTGTGGCCACTTCCAAGGACAATGATGTGACTGTGGTGGGAATGGAACAGGTTCCACTTCAGCGGGTTCTCGGTGAGAaggttggtggtgccatCCAAAAGCTGGTGGAAAGCAAGGGCGTCAAGTTCTACATGTCGGCTGGCGTTGAGAAGGCCGAGCCCTCGGGCTCTGACCCATCCGTGGTCGGGTCAGTTCACCTGAAGGATGGCACCAAGCTTGACGCTGATCTCGTTATTTTGGGTGTTGGCGTTGTTCCGGCGACTGAGTACCTCAAAGATAACAGCGTTGTCAGgttggaggaagatggcagccTCAAGGTCGACGAGTCGTTCTCTGTGGTGGGTCTCAAGGACGTGTATGCTATTGGAGACATTGCCTCGTTCCCCTACCACGGACCCGCTGGTGACGGCAAATACGTCCGCATCGAGCACTGGAACGTTGCCCAGCAAGCTGGACGCATTGCGGCTGgacacatcaccaacccagcGCGCGCCAACCTCAAGTCGCAGCCATTCGCCCCCATCTTTTGGAGTGCCCTGGGTGCCCAGATGCGCTATTCCGGCAACACACAGGCCAGCGggtttgatgatgtggttgttCAGGGCAGCTTTGACGAGGGCAAGTGGGTGGCTTACTACACCAAGGGGGAGACTGTCGTGGCCATGGCCAGCATGGGCAAGGACCCAGTCATGGCTCAGTTTGCgcagctgctgccgctgggCAAGCTGCCGAGCAAGTCGgagttggaaagggggcTCGACTTGCTGAGTCTCGGTCCACCGAATTAG
- a CDS encoding hypothetical protein (EggNog:ENOG503NWH1; COG:K), translating to MLMPRSEHSAKIQGLESRLARIEEQLQQVLSVASAALASANRIPESRVITMSSGEESDFDNAVRVRNTLPMPGSSTDTSGPSAGSTATSSPSESVIRASSPNLPPLEEILPIINTYFSQINHAIPLFSQAEFMRMLHDWYTHPARRTWAAWAAVNIVLALGSWIPTTPIQDMNFAEAETAFKGYMNNAQSVLAELVTREQDLLGLQTLLGLVILYQTMANSKQGAVLIGAAVRLVHRLQMQSRNNIEVSYPQEQGLHRCRLFWIAYMLDKEISLKHHTPSIQLDADIDQDLPSSDPADGVGDIYTGDGLVRVNYFRLRVRLAHIQGRTYDMLYSTRSSKISMAERQARVIRLTYLLENWRSNIPAEMLPDAINSRLGRMERILMSALYGSFVGCMVMVHGIWSQQAAWMKIISDRSLMALQMGRTDERKSCINQQPPLPSAWKRCVQLSREFSRALMQLPESDVNIWANLAALLSCLVIILTNMFQSPGHEDLEEDRQITQWLVRMLNKVKDLSVTVPLTQMHVVVADLERRAEAAVAMAQMKRQALQERLLMMSGQASWGQEIAQPEHGDDENVEQPLFWDTEAVDFGALDMSNGLGGQTIVDWLDGQYPQGMDLGEAIS from the exons ATGCTGATGCCACGCAGCGAGCATAGCGCCAAAATCCAGGGCCTGGAGTCACGTCTCGCCCGCATTGAGGAGCAGCTACAACAAGTCCTCAGTGTTGCCTCGGCCGCCCTCGCCAGCGCAAATCGAATTCCCGAGTCGAGGGTTATAACCATGTCCAGCGGCGAGGAGAGCGACTTTGACAACGCCGTCAGGGTACGCAATACCCTTCCTATGCCCGGCTCGTCAACCGATACATCCGGCCCCAGTGCAGGCTCGACCGCAACCTCCAGCCCAAGCGAATCCGTCATCCGCGCCTCCTCACCTAACTTGCCCCCACTAGAAGAAattctccccatcatcaacacgTACTTTTCCCAGATCAACCACGCCATCCCGTTGTTCAGCCAAGCTGAATTCATGCGCATGTTACATGACTGGTACACCCATCCCGCCCGCAGGACTTGGGCGGCATGGGCGGCTGTCAACATTGTGTTGGCTCTTGGGTCATGGATCCCCACTACGCCGATCCAAGATATGAACTTTGCCGAGGCAGAGACGGCTTTCAAGGGGTACATGAACAACGCCCAATCCGTCCTTGCCGAGCTGGTTACGCGCGAGCAAGATCTGCTGGGCCTTCAGACGTTGCTTGGACTCGTGATCCTCTACCAGACCATGGCAAACTCCAAGCAAGGAGCTGTGCTGATAGGTGCTGCTGTTCGGCTAGTCCATCGGCTGCAGATGCAAAGTAGGAACAACATCGAGGTGTCGTACCCGCAAGAGCAAGGACTGCACAGGTGTCGTTTGTTTTGGATTGCTTACATGCTTGACAAGGAAATCTCGTTGAAGCATCACACGCCGTCGATACAATTGGATGCTGATATCGACCAGGACCTTCCGTCAAGCGATCCGGCGGACGGGGTGGGCGACATATACACGGGCGACGGTCTAGTGCGGGTGAATTACTTCCGTCTGCGCGTTCGCTTGGCGCATATTCAAGGCCGAACATATGACATGCTGTACTCCACGCGGAGCAGCAAGATATCCATGGCCGAGAGACAAGCGCGCGTGATCAGACTGACATATCTGCTGGAAAACTGGAGGTCAAACATCCCGGCCGAGATGCTACCTGATGCCATCAACAGTCGCCTGGGTCGGATGGAACGCATCCTGATGTCTGCGCTATATGGGTCATTTGTTGGCTGTATGGTCATGGTGCATGGAATCTGGAGCCAGCAGGCTGCTTGGATGAAGATCATCTCGGATCGCAGCCTGATGGCGCTGCAGATGGGCAGGACCGACGAACGGAAGTCCTGCATTAACCAACAGCCCCCGCTGCCGTCGGCTTGGAAGAGATGTGTCCAGCTCAGCAGGGAATTTTCCCGAGCCCTTATGCAATTGCCCGAGAGTGATGTTAATATCTG GGCCAATTTGGCGGCATTGTTGTCGTGTCTGGTCATTATCTTGACCAACATGTTCCAGTCCCCCGGACACGAGGACTTGGAAGAAGACAGGCAGATCACCCAATGGCTGGTTCGGATGTTGAACAAAGTAAAAGACTTGTCTGTCACGGTGCCGCTCACCCAAATGCATGTTGTCGTTGCCGATCTAGAGCGGCGTGCTGAGGCGGCAGTCGCAATGGCTCAGATGAAGCGACAGGCGCTTCAGGAACGACTGCTCATGATGTCTGGCCAAGCGAGTTGGGGTCAGGAAATCGCCCAGCCTGAgcatggcgatgatgagaatgTCGAGCAACCATTGTTTTGGGATACCGAAGCAGTCGACTTTGGGGCACTGGATATGAGCAATGGTCTGGGGGGGCAGACGATTGTCGACTGGCTAGATGGCCAATATCCACAGGGGATGGATCTGGGAGAGGCCATTTCCTAA
- a CDS encoding hypothetical protein (EggNog:ENOG503P202; CAZy:GH93; COG:G): MHVYIPLSQPLFLIYVREQGQLHFRVRDSLSLFTHTLHSLGFRKAFSFVNTAIHYLITMITYFYLSVLLHLLLSPLPLIAATPLLPPRSPPPTLSFNPISPPILIHPNAVYPRATTLFNLSSPTPDSPLLLTSYTTTHHSNGHKTLSASTSSHHPTQTWTFLSHIWTANASTHEIDNPFALQLPNGNMLYAFRNHDIDPLTRKYTYYRITLCVSTDFGRTWEFLSHASERAAKKENNGLWEPFLRVDGRGRVQVYYSSERGVNRQDNMLRVSGDGGRTWGEEVLVSRAGEGKESRDGMVGVAEVGGEEEGRLVCVFETTTEEEGGRRFAVGMVESFDDGETWGQGTRRRVYTARKGKDAGAPQVVSVGGVLVVSFMTNEGVSESEGGEGVDGGEMKIVLSRDGGGRWEGVGDGNGEGERAAVAAGRGSHWPGLFRLDDGRFLGLYSADGVGAVSRIFEIKG, translated from the coding sequence ATGCATGTATATATCCCTCTGTCCCAACCTTTGTTTCTCATCTATGTCAGAGAGCAGGGGCAGCTTCATTTCAGGGTCAGGGACTCACTCTCACTTTTTACACATACCTTACACAGTCTTGGCTTTCGAAAAGCATTTTCCTTTGTCAATACGGCCATCCACTATTTAATCACAATGATTACTTACTTTTACCTTTcggtcctcctccacctgctactatcccccctccccctcatcgccgcaacccccctcctcccaccccgctcaccaccaccaaccctctccttcaacccAATCTCCCCCCCGATCCTCATCCACCCGAACGCCGTCTACCCCCgcgccaccaccctcttcaacctctcctcccccacccccgacaGCCCCCTACTCCTAACatcctacaccaccacccaccactcaAACGGCCACAAAACCCTCTCCGCCAGCACCTCCAgccatcatccaacccaaACCTGGACCTTTCTCTCTCACATCTGGACAGCCAACGCGTCGACCCACGAAATCGACAACCCCTTCGCCCTGCAGCTCCCCAACGGAAACATGCTCTACGCCTTCCGCAACCACGACATCGACCCGCTAACAAGAAAATACACCTACTACCGCATCACGCTGTGCGTCTCCACCGACTTTGGAAGAACATGGGAGTTTCTCTCCCACGCCTCTGAGCGGGCAGcgaagaaagaaaacaacgGGTTGTGGGAGCCGTTTTTGAGGGTGGATGGCAGGGGGAGGGTGCAGGTTTACTATAGCAGTGAGAGGGGGGTCAACAGGCAGGATAACATGCTTAGGGTGAGTGGCGATGGTGGGCGGacttggggggaggaggttttggtgtcgagggcgggggagggaaaagaatcaagggatgggatggtgggggttgctgaggttgggggggaggaagaggggaggttggtttgTGTTTTTGAGACCActaccgaggaggagggggggaggaggtttgcgGTGGGTATGGTGGAGagttttgatgatggggagacaTGGGGGCAGGgcacgaggaggagggtttatacggcgaggaaggggaaggatgCTGGCGCGCCGCAGGTCGTGAGCGtggggggggttttggtggtgagctttATGACGAATGAGGGGGTGAGTGAGtcggagggcggggagggagtggacgggggggagatgaagattGTTTTGAGcagggatgggggtgggagatgggagggggtgggagatgggaatggagaaggggagagggCAGCGGTGGCtgcggggaggggaagtCATTGGCCGGGGTTGTTCAGGTTGGATGATGGGAGATTTTTGGGCCTGTATTCGGCTGATGGGGTAGGGGCTGTGAGCAGGATTTTTGAGATTAAAGGCTGA
- a CDS encoding hypothetical protein (EggNog:ENOG503Q4VR; COG:Q), translating into MGEAVATALNKPASVNQWNLGLVWPDTLDLLSEFDGKRYRLQRRLIGPVYTASNVKRFEGAVDGVVAAAVARLKVIEGCGGGVGTVDLKEWMHIIAVECLGAVVLGWSPGYIKSGSDGGTSKQSYMGWKRKSLFGLFPVVTKVSLLDSGMGKRVGKWLGRFWADAWGITFATPKGFKPFFTPVYQKVSKRITAALAPSQSAKAKVKKNKSPEVKEDLLTDLIQLHLSRPDEFTDNYLRRMAVTNFGAGHETLCATLTSVLAMIGSHAEVEARCFAEISSCLQGGPHKRRYDLEDVTKLRYTQAAIKEAQRLWPVIGMSLPRTVPEDGCVIGGYAIPAGTTVGCSPLGLHAFNEDVFGVDGLEYRPERWLIEDLERLRAMERSNLIWGGGGRTCPGRYLAEMIVFKVVTALLAEFQVEIVEMPEEGNMECYFMAMMSGVVVKLRERSR; encoded by the exons ATGGGAGAAGCAGTGGCTACGGCGTTGAATAAACCGGCTTCGGTAAACCAGTGGAACTTGGGGCTTGTGTGGCCGGATACGTTGGATTTGCTGTCGGAGTTTGATGGGAAGAGGTATCGGTTGCAGAGGAGGTTGATTGGGCCGGTGTATACTGCCAGTAATGTTAAAAGGTTTGAGGGGGcggttgatggggttgttgctgccgctgttgCGAGGCTGAAGGTCATTGAGGGCTGTGGAGGGGGCGTGGGAACGGTTGACTTGAAGGAGTGGATGCATATCATTGCTGTTGAGTGcttgggggcggtggtgctggggtggTCGCCGGGGTATATCAAGAGTGGGAGTGATGGGGGGACGAGTAAGCAGAGCTATATGGgatggaaaaggaagagCCTTTTTGGGTTGTTTCCTGTTGTGACAAAGGTGTCGCTGTTGGACTCTGGGATGGGGAAAAGGGTTGGGAAGTGGTTAGGGAGGTTTTGGGCGGATGCTTGGGGAATTACCTTTGCGACGCCAAAGGGGTTCAAACCTTTCTTCACG CCGGTGTATCAAAAGGTGTCGAAACGAATCACCGCCGCTCTGGCCCCTTCACAAAGCGCAAAAGCTAAAGTGAAGAAAAACAAATCACCGGAAGTGAAAGAGGACCTGCTCACCGACTTGATACAGCTTCACCTCTCCCGGCCTGACGAGTTTACTGACAACTACCTCCGGCGGATGGCAGTCACGAATTTCGGCGCGGGACACGAGACGTTGTGCGCTACACTAACCTCGGTTCTTGCCATGATTGGCTCGCATGCTGAAGTCGAGGCACGATGTTTTGCAGAGATTAGCAGCTGTCTGCAGGGTGGGCCACACAAGAGACGATATGATTTGGAAGATGTTACGAAACTGAGGTACACCCAAGCCGCCATCAAGGAAGCACAGAGGCTGTGGCCGGTGATAGGCATGAGCTTGCCCCGAACAGTTCCGGAGGATGGATGTGTTATAGGGGGGTATGCCATTCCAGCAGGCACAACTGTGGGCTGTAGTCCGCTTGGGCTACATGCGTTCAATGAAGATGTGTttggggtggatgggttggagTACAGACCAGAAAGGTGGCTGATTGAGGACCTGGAAAGATTAAGAGCGATGGAGAGAAGTAACTTAatttggggtgggggaggcaGGACGTGTCCAGGGAGGTATTTGGCTGAGATGATTGTCTTCAAAGTGGTCACTGCGCTGCTGGCGGAGTTTCAAGTCGAAATTGTCGAGATGCCGGAAGAAGGAAACATGGAGTGCTATTTTATGGCGATGATGTCTGGCGTGGTGGTAAAACTCAGAGAGAGGTCTCGATAA